A genomic window from Pseudonocardia broussonetiae includes:
- a CDS encoding ROK family protein, whose amino-acid sequence MGTRQAIGLDVGGTKIAGGVVDERGRLLTELVEPTPEDSDAEAVSAVLLDLVARLRAEHPDVVAVGVGAAGIVQWPEGRMIWAPNNAYRDWPVREQLEAATGLPAVIDNDANVAALAEARLGARPYREMVLVTVGTGIGGGLVLGGQIYRGPTGRGAELGHIVLNPDGPECGCGNHGCFEAYASGTALTRMGREAAEDSPDGLIARLGAEDGEVTGKTVTAAALRGDPTATDLFGRLGRWLGVGIASLANIFEVEAVIVGGGLVSTGDLLLEPARRAAREFAYAPQAREATPILPAVFGGDAGMVGAALLALEDARIPVG is encoded by the coding sequence GTGGGAACACGACAGGCGATCGGGTTGGACGTCGGCGGCACGAAGATCGCGGGCGGGGTGGTGGACGAGCGCGGGCGCCTGCTGACGGAGCTGGTGGAGCCGACGCCGGAGGACTCCGACGCCGAGGCGGTGTCCGCGGTGCTGCTCGACCTGGTCGCGCGGCTGCGGGCCGAGCACCCGGACGTGGTGGCCGTCGGCGTCGGCGCGGCGGGGATCGTGCAGTGGCCGGAGGGCCGGATGATCTGGGCCCCGAACAACGCCTACCGCGACTGGCCGGTGCGCGAGCAGCTCGAGGCGGCCACGGGGCTCCCCGCCGTCATCGACAACGACGCGAACGTGGCCGCGCTGGCCGAGGCCCGTCTCGGCGCGCGCCCCTACCGCGAGATGGTGCTCGTGACCGTGGGCACCGGGATCGGCGGCGGGCTGGTGCTGGGCGGGCAGATCTACCGCGGCCCCACCGGCCGTGGCGCCGAGCTGGGCCACATCGTCCTCAACCCCGACGGTCCCGAGTGCGGCTGCGGCAACCACGGCTGCTTCGAGGCGTACGCGTCGGGCACCGCGCTCACGCGGATGGGCCGCGAGGCGGCCGAGGACTCCCCCGACGGCCTCATCGCGCGGCTGGGCGCCGAGGACGGCGAGGTCACCGGCAAGACCGTCACGGCCGCGGCGCTGCGGGGCGACCCGACGGCCACCGACCTGTTCGGCCGGCTCGGCCGCTGGCTGGGCGTCGGCATCGCCTCGCTCGCCAACATCTTCGAGGTCGAGGCGGTGATCGTCGGCGGCGGGCTGGTCAGCACGGGCGACCTGCTGCTGGAGCCCGCCCGCCGGGCCGCCCGCGAGTTCGCCTACGCCCCGCAGGCCCGCGAGGCCACGCCGATCCTGCCGGCCGTGTTCGGCGGCGACGCGGGGATGGTCGGCGCCGCACTCCTCGCCCTCGAGGACGCCCGGATCCCAGTAGGCTAG
- a CDS encoding MBL fold metallo-hydrolase, producing MAFCPTVSSYSNGPKPIGERRPHVGRSEEEGVTPALRGLGPPVARTRGDPGTTRVGSWPRPRSTAPDTSRTVSARAPRFARPARRQGARLPGFAVAQAALHHGGTAATDHEWRMTMPAQPAPLESIDIGDIKVTYLPDGDATLSATTVFPASNDALWEAHRELFDADGRLLLTLGGFLIETGDQKVIVDLGFGDLTVPFDAVDGVFRGGKLLSSLRQAGVQPADVDVVFYTHMHLDHVGWTAQNGTLTFPNARHVVGDGEFEFWQGVSDPDLAGVGPNPDAVLAPLLNRIESVSDGATVAPGVNVLASPGHTPGHCSAVVSSGQSRAIILGDVMHCPLQLSDGDLRIIFDVDPDTAARTRDHIAAELEADSATIGADGHFPGSAFGRVVQANGRRWVGLADTVAR from the coding sequence GTGGCGTTCTGCCCGACGGTGTCGAGCTACTCCAACGGTCCGAAGCCGATCGGGGAGCGGCGACCGCACGTGGGGCGGTCCGAGGAGGAGGGGGTCACGCCCGCCCTGCGCGGCCTGGGTCCTCCGGTGGCCCGGACCCGGGGAGATCCCGGTACCACGCGGGTCGGGAGCTGGCCGCGCCCGCGCTCGACGGCACCCGACACGTCGCGCACGGTGTCGGCGCGAGCACCCCGATTCGCCCGTCCGGCGCGGCGCCAGGGGGCCCGGCTGCCGGGTTTCGCCGTGGCGCAGGCCGCGCTGCACCACGGCGGCACCGCAGCAACCGACCACGAGTGGAGGATGACGATGCCCGCACAGCCCGCACCCCTGGAATCGATCGACATCGGCGACATCAAGGTGACATACCTGCCCGACGGCGATGCGACGCTCTCGGCCACCACGGTCTTTCCGGCGTCCAATGACGCGCTGTGGGAGGCACACCGGGAACTGTTCGACGCCGACGGCCGCCTACTGCTGACCCTCGGCGGTTTCCTCATCGAAACCGGTGACCAGAAGGTGATCGTCGACCTCGGTTTCGGGGACCTGACCGTCCCGTTCGACGCGGTCGACGGTGTGTTCCGAGGGGGCAAGCTGCTGTCGAGCCTGCGCCAGGCCGGCGTGCAGCCCGCCGACGTCGACGTCGTCTTCTACACCCACATGCACCTCGACCATGTGGGCTGGACCGCGCAGAACGGCACGCTGACCTTCCCCAACGCCCGACACGTCGTGGGCGACGGGGAGTTCGAGTTCTGGCAGGGGGTCTCCGACCCCGATCTCGCCGGGGTCGGACCGAACCCCGACGCGGTGCTGGCGCCGCTGCTCAACCGGATCGAGTCGGTGTCCGACGGCGCCACTGTCGCGCCCGGGGTCAACGTGCTGGCAAGTCCGGGCCACACACCGGGTCACTGCTCGGCGGTGGTCTCGTCGGGTCAGAGCCGCGCGATCATCCTGGGGGACGTCATGCACTGTCCGCTGCAGCTGTCCGACGGGGATCTGAGGATCATCTTCGACGTCGACCCGGACACCGCGGCGCGCACCCGCGACCACATCGCCGCTGAACTCGAGGCCGACTCCGCGACGATCGGCGCCGACGGGCACTTCCCCGGCTCGGCGTTCGGTCGCGTGGTGCAGGCGAACGGCCGGCGCTGGGTGGG
- a CDS encoding alkaline phosphatase D family protein, whose protein sequence is MLVLGPVLRHVGETTAQIWVQTSGPATVRVLGCEARTFEVQGHHFALVGVTGLSPDSRTPYEVHIDGEQVWPLPSTPFPASLIRTRGAECDGSNRIIFGSCRYAKVADPKLSAKLGIDALDAYAARMVGRDPGEWPDALLLLGDQVYADELTPMNRRRIAGRRDRHPDWPDDEIVDFGEYVGLYRDSWSDPEIRWLLSTVPTAMIFDDHDIRDDWNTSEPWRDEMRATPWWRDRIRGGLASYWVFQHLGNLAPDELEADRDWERVRAAEGDTWPLLVELADRADAETDGAKGVRFSFRWDLGRSRFVMIDSRNGRILENGQHLMLGDPEFDWIEAAVHAPGTVDHLVLGTSLPWLLPHAIGELQTVNEIAASRPGFRGKVAEAIRQGADLEHWAAFRESFDRLTAMIERAAGSGVASVNVLSGDVHHSYAARAELQSQPSAAVHQLTCSPVHNHVEWFVKPGFRLGWSRFTRRLTERWSERAGAPPKAVDWERLAGPLFGNTIATLDINGRRAEVFFEQPTSASALAERARLELTSPVPAEVAR, encoded by the coding sequence ATGCTCGTCCTGGGACCCGTCCTGCGCCACGTCGGCGAGACCACCGCTCAGATCTGGGTGCAGACCTCAGGTCCGGCGACGGTCCGCGTGCTCGGCTGCGAGGCCCGCACCTTCGAGGTGCAGGGCCACCACTTCGCGCTCGTGGGCGTCACCGGGCTGTCACCCGACAGCCGCACCCCCTACGAGGTGCACATCGACGGGGAGCAGGTCTGGCCGCTGCCCAGCACGCCCTTCCCGGCCAGCCTCATCCGCACGCGCGGGGCGGAGTGCGACGGGTCGAACCGCATCATCTTCGGCTCGTGCCGCTACGCGAAGGTGGCCGACCCGAAGCTGTCGGCGAAGCTCGGGATCGACGCGCTGGACGCCTACGCCGCCCGGATGGTCGGGCGCGACCCCGGCGAGTGGCCCGACGCCCTGCTGCTGCTCGGCGACCAGGTCTACGCCGACGAGCTGACGCCGATGAACCGCCGCCGCATCGCGGGCCGCCGCGACCGCCATCCCGACTGGCCCGACGACGAGATCGTCGACTTCGGCGAGTACGTCGGCCTCTACCGCGACTCGTGGTCGGACCCCGAGATCCGCTGGCTGCTCTCCACCGTTCCCACGGCGATGATCTTCGACGACCACGACATCCGCGACGACTGGAACACCTCCGAGCCGTGGCGCGACGAGATGCGCGCGACGCCGTGGTGGCGCGACCGCATCCGCGGCGGCCTCGCGTCGTACTGGGTGTTCCAGCACCTGGGCAACCTCGCGCCCGACGAGCTGGAGGCCGACCGCGACTGGGAGCGCGTCCGCGCCGCCGAGGGCGACACCTGGCCGCTGCTCGTCGAGCTCGCCGACCGCGCCGACGCCGAGACCGACGGCGCGAAGGGCGTCCGCTTCAGCTTCCGCTGGGACCTGGGCCGCAGCCGGTTCGTCATGATCGACTCACGCAACGGGCGGATCCTCGAGAACGGCCAGCACCTGATGCTGGGCGACCCCGAGTTCGACTGGATCGAGGCGGCGGTGCACGCGCCCGGCACGGTCGACCACCTGGTGCTGGGCACGTCGCTGCCGTGGCTGCTGCCGCACGCGATCGGCGAGCTGCAGACCGTCAACGAGATCGCGGCGTCGAGGCCGGGGTTTCGGGGCAAGGTGGCGGAGGCCATCCGGCAGGGCGCCGACCTGGAGCACTGGGCGGCGTTCCGCGAGTCGTTCGACCGGCTCACCGCGATGATCGAGCGCGCCGCGGGCAGCGGCGTGGCCTCGGTGAACGTGCTGTCCGGCGACGTCCACCACAGCTACGCCGCCCGTGCCGAGCTCCAGTCGCAGCCGTCCGCCGCGGTGCACCAGCTCACCTGCTCGCCGGTGCACAACCACGTCGAGTGGTTCGTGAAGCCGGGGTTCCGGCTGGGCTGGTCGCGGTTCACGCGCCGGCTCACCGAGCGCTGGTCGGAGCGGGCGGGCGCGCCGCCGAAGGCGGTCGACTGGGAGCGCCTGGCCGGCCCGCTGTTCGGCAACACGATCGCCACGCTCGACATCAACGGCCGCCGCGCCGAGGTGTTCTTCGAGCAGCCGACGTCGGCGTCGGCGCTGGCCGAGCGCGCGCGCCTGGAGCTCACCTCCCCCGTCCCGGCCGAGGTCGCCCGGTGA
- a CDS encoding VOC family protein — MSRHVQVTFDAHDPRALSTFWRDVLGYVHPGPPGVDVPEGADPLAAWDDFLARLGVPEAERGAKSAIEDPDGHGPRIFFQQVPEDKVVKNRLHLDVRAAPGLSGDERMAALEAECERLVALGAARIRRDEPEPPMSAGFIVMADPEGNEFCLD; from the coding sequence ATGAGCCGCCACGTCCAGGTCACCTTCGACGCCCACGACCCCCGCGCCCTGTCGACGTTCTGGCGCGACGTCCTCGGCTACGTCCACCCCGGCCCGCCCGGCGTCGACGTGCCCGAGGGCGCCGACCCGCTGGCCGCGTGGGACGACTTCCTCGCACGGCTCGGCGTGCCGGAGGCCGAGCGGGGGGCGAAGTCGGCCATCGAGGACCCCGACGGCCACGGCCCGCGGATCTTCTTCCAGCAGGTGCCCGAGGACAAGGTCGTGAAGAACCGCCTGCACCTCGACGTCCGCGCGGCGCCCGGGCTGAGCGGCGACGAGCGGATGGCGGCGCTGGAGGCGGAGTGCGAGCGGCTGGTCGCGCTGGGCGCCGCGCGGATCCGGCGCGACGAGCCCGAGCCGCCGATGAGCGCGGGCTTCATCGTCATGGCCGACCCCGAGGGCAACGAGTTCTGCCTGGACTGA
- a CDS encoding M13 family metallopeptidase: MTSTPTTSSTRSGLDLQWVDAGTRPQDDLFSHVNGRWISTHEIPDDRAQDGAFRVLRDNAEADVRAIVEEAGPGPVADLYASFMDVERIEAAGVAPLTPLLDEAAGAPDRAALAAVLGRRQREGRAALFGAFVSTDAKDSTRYLVHLSQSGLGLPDESYYREESSAGIREEYVAHLRRLCALVGLPDHADTVMELETALAAESWDRVTNRDAEKTYTLMTLGELRASAPEFDWEPFLAALGAPDGAFDEVVVRQPSFVTAAARLWAERPLEQWKAWLAVHTASACAGYLNEDVVQESFAFHGRTLSGTPTLRERWKRGVSLVEDALGEDLGKLYVERHFPASSKERMVELVANLVEAYRQSISTLDWMSPETRQRALDKLERFTPKIGYPDTWKDYSSLVVRADDLLGNVARAGEWMTDFQLAKIGQPVDHDEWFMTPQTVNAYYHPRMNEIVFPAAILQPPFFDPEADDAANYGGIGAVIGHEIGHGFDDQGSKYDGDGNMVDWWTPEDRAEFDRRSSALIAQYDALSPIGLPDHKVNGALTVGENIGDLGGLTIALKAYAIATADQEPPVIDGLTGVQRVLFGWAQVWRAVTRDAEAIRRLALDPHSPPDLRCNAVVTNLDAFHEAFDVQETDALFTPPGKRVRIW, encoded by the coding sequence ATGACTTCGACCCCCACGACCTCGTCGACCCGTAGCGGTCTGGACCTGCAGTGGGTCGACGCGGGCACCCGTCCGCAGGACGACCTGTTCTCGCACGTCAACGGCCGCTGGATCAGCACGCACGAGATCCCCGACGACCGCGCGCAGGACGGCGCCTTCCGCGTCCTGCGCGACAACGCGGAGGCCGACGTCCGCGCGATCGTCGAGGAGGCGGGGCCGGGTCCCGTCGCCGACCTGTACGCGTCGTTCATGGACGTCGAGCGGATCGAGGCGGCGGGCGTCGCACCGCTCACGCCCCTGCTCGACGAGGCGGCCGGCGCCCCCGACCGCGCCGCGCTGGCCGCCGTGCTGGGCCGCCGGCAGCGGGAGGGGCGGGCGGCGCTGTTCGGCGCGTTCGTCTCCACCGACGCGAAGGACTCCACGCGCTACCTGGTGCACCTGTCGCAGTCCGGCCTCGGGCTGCCCGACGAGTCGTACTACCGCGAGGAGTCCTCGGCCGGTATCCGGGAGGAGTACGTCGCCCACCTGCGTCGGCTGTGCGCGCTCGTCGGGCTCCCCGACCACGCCGACACCGTCATGGAGCTGGAGACGGCGCTGGCCGCGGAGTCGTGGGACCGCGTCACCAACCGCGACGCCGAGAAGACCTACACGCTGATGACGCTGGGCGAGCTCCGCGCGTCGGCGCCCGAGTTCGACTGGGAGCCCTTCCTCGCCGCGCTCGGGGCGCCCGACGGAGCGTTCGACGAGGTCGTCGTGCGCCAGCCGAGCTTCGTCACCGCCGCGGCCCGGCTGTGGGCCGAGCGTCCGCTGGAGCAGTGGAAGGCCTGGCTCGCGGTGCACACCGCGTCGGCCTGCGCGGGCTACCTGAACGAGGACGTCGTGCAGGAGAGCTTCGCGTTCCACGGCCGCACGCTGTCGGGCACGCCGACGCTGCGGGAGCGGTGGAAGCGCGGCGTCTCGCTCGTGGAGGACGCGCTGGGCGAGGACCTCGGCAAGCTCTACGTCGAGCGGCACTTCCCGGCGTCGTCGAAGGAGCGGATGGTCGAGCTCGTCGCGAACCTCGTCGAGGCCTACCGGCAGTCGATCTCCACGCTCGACTGGATGAGCCCCGAGACGCGGCAGCGCGCGCTCGACAAGCTGGAGCGGTTCACCCCCAAGATCGGCTACCCGGACACCTGGAAGGACTACTCCTCCCTCGTCGTGCGCGCCGACGACCTGCTCGGCAACGTCGCCCGCGCCGGCGAGTGGATGACCGACTTCCAGCTCGCGAAGATCGGGCAGCCGGTCGACCACGACGAGTGGTTCATGACGCCGCAGACGGTCAACGCCTACTACCACCCCCGGATGAACGAGATCGTCTTCCCGGCCGCGATCCTGCAGCCGCCGTTCTTCGACCCCGAGGCCGACGACGCCGCCAACTACGGCGGCATCGGTGCGGTCATCGGGCACGAGATCGGGCACGGGTTCGACGACCAGGGCAGCAAGTACGACGGCGACGGCAACATGGTCGACTGGTGGACCCCCGAGGACCGCGCGGAGTTCGACCGCCGCTCGTCGGCGCTGATCGCCCAGTACGACGCGCTGTCGCCGATCGGGCTGCCCGACCACAAGGTCAACGGCGCGCTCACCGTCGGGGAGAACATCGGCGACCTCGGCGGGTTGACGATCGCCCTCAAGGCCTACGCGATCGCCACCGCCGACCAGGAGCCGCCGGTCATCGACGGCCTCACCGGCGTGCAGCGCGTGCTGTTCGGGTGGGCGCAGGTGTGGCGGGCCGTCACGCGCGACGCGGAGGCGATCCGCCGCCTGGCGCTCGACCCGCACTCCCCGCCGGACCTGCGGTGCAACGCCGTCGTCACCAACCTCGACGCGTTCCACGAGGCGTTCGACGTGCAGGAGACCGACGCGCTGTTCACCCCGCCCGGCAAGCGCGTCCGGATCTGGTGA
- a CDS encoding GNAT family N-acetyltransferase, which translates to MAGQTVVLRPTTAAHVPRFLEVLSHPEVAKWWGGYDLERVRRELLGPQGYAVEQHGEVVGLIIYYEEDDADHRHAGIDLALHPDAHGQGLGADAMRTMARYLFDVRGHHRIVIDPAAHNERAIRSYTRVGFRSIGIMRSYERRLDGSWHDGLLMDLLPDDLT; encoded by the coding sequence ATCGCCGGCCAGACGGTCGTGCTGCGGCCCACCACGGCCGCGCACGTGCCCCGGTTCCTGGAGGTGCTCTCGCACCCCGAGGTCGCGAAGTGGTGGGGCGGCTACGACCTGGAGCGGGTGCGCCGCGAGCTGCTGGGCCCGCAGGGCTACGCCGTGGAGCAGCACGGCGAGGTCGTCGGGCTGATCATCTACTACGAGGAGGACGACGCCGACCACCGCCACGCCGGCATCGACCTCGCCCTGCACCCCGACGCCCACGGCCAGGGCCTGGGCGCCGACGCGATGCGCACGATGGCGCGCTACCTGTTCGACGTCCGCGGGCACCACCGGATCGTCATCGACCCGGCGGCGCACAACGAGCGCGCGATCCGCAGCTACACCCGGGTCGGCTTCCGCTCGATCGGCATCATGCGGAGCTACGAGCGGCGCCTCGACGGCAGCTGGCACGACGGGCTGCTGATGGACCTGCTGCCCGACGACCTGACCTGA
- a CDS encoding DinB family protein — MDAPPNWNRMVRDQWEFHWEHQLRDRLAGLTDDEYLWSPVPDAWSVRPRGASPSQFGAGAFLIDYAIPEPTPAPFTTIAWRLGHVVVGVLAVRNAAHFGAPPASYQDWEYAGDAATALDQLHTQLATWTAGVRALGDDGLLVPLGEKEPYPELPMGDLVLHVQRELIHHLSEVCLLRDLHLHTRPTTGAAR; from the coding sequence ATGGACGCCCCACCGAACTGGAACCGGATGGTGCGCGACCAGTGGGAGTTCCACTGGGAGCACCAGCTGCGCGACCGCCTCGCCGGCCTCACCGACGACGAGTACCTCTGGTCGCCCGTGCCCGACGCCTGGAGCGTGCGCCCCCGCGGCGCGTCGCCCTCGCAGTTCGGCGCGGGCGCCTTCCTCATCGACTACGCCATCCCCGAGCCGACCCCCGCCCCCTTCACGACGATCGCGTGGCGGCTGGGCCACGTCGTCGTCGGGGTGCTCGCGGTGCGCAACGCGGCGCACTTCGGCGCACCGCCCGCGTCGTACCAGGACTGGGAGTACGCGGGCGACGCCGCCACGGCGCTCGACCAGCTCCACACCCAGCTCGCCACCTGGACCGCCGGGGTGCGCGCCCTCGGCGACGACGGCCTCCTGGTGCCGCTGGGCGAGAAGGAGCCCTACCCGGAGCTGCCGATGGGCGACCTCGTCCTGCACGTCCAGCGCGAGCTGATCCACCACCTGTCCGAGGTCTGCCTGCTGCGCGACCTGCACCTCCACACCCGTCCCACGACCGGAGCCGCCCGATGA
- a CDS encoding ABC transporter substrate-binding protein, producing the protein MSVSLPVDDATRRDFVFGSLGLAALLAGCGAAPATSADAPGAYPRTVTDATGTDVVLDARPRRIACAQNVWDLDAVLALGEVPVQFGLRDFAEYTGSTTTSWPWHERALDGEQPERVSVGEELSVEAIAAAAPDLIVGDSAVADVRDRLGSLAPVVQIASFDWRRNLRILGEALDLSDDAEALVAQTDQRLATSLDGYDLAGARVAVIGVYDATAFYFFGNDAIPVVDLLRRAGFGSLDELTAGATPDAPRVEYSAEQFGLLDAADLVVVFDYGDSGVPSTVSTDPLFARLPAVRAGRVVVVEQGERAQGLSVFGPLNLQLGLDFVRECAELVV; encoded by the coding sequence ATGTCCGTGTCCCTGCCCGTCGACGACGCCACCCGCCGCGACTTCGTGTTCGGATCGCTCGGGCTCGCCGCCCTGCTGGCCGGCTGCGGCGCCGCGCCCGCGACCTCCGCGGACGCGCCCGGCGCGTACCCCCGCACGGTCACCGACGCCACCGGCACCGACGTCGTGCTCGACGCCCGGCCGCGCCGGATCGCGTGCGCGCAGAACGTCTGGGACCTCGACGCCGTGCTGGCGCTGGGCGAGGTGCCGGTGCAGTTCGGCCTGCGCGACTTCGCCGAGTACACCGGCAGCACGACCACCTCGTGGCCGTGGCACGAGCGGGCGCTCGACGGCGAGCAGCCCGAGCGGGTGTCCGTCGGCGAGGAGCTGAGCGTCGAGGCGATCGCGGCGGCCGCGCCCGACCTCATCGTCGGCGACTCCGCGGTGGCCGACGTGCGCGACCGGCTCGGGTCGCTCGCGCCCGTCGTGCAGATCGCGAGCTTCGACTGGCGGCGCAACCTGCGCATCCTCGGCGAGGCCCTCGACCTGTCCGACGACGCCGAGGCGCTCGTCGCGCAGACCGACCAGCGCCTGGCCACCTCGCTCGACGGCTACGACCTCGCCGGCGCCCGGGTGGCGGTCATCGGCGTGTACGACGCCACGGCCTTCTACTTCTTCGGCAACGACGCGATCCCGGTCGTCGACCTCCTGCGCCGGGCCGGCTTCGGCTCCCTCGACGAGCTCACCGCCGGCGCGACGCCCGACGCGCCGCGCGTCGAGTACTCGGCCGAGCAGTTCGGCCTGCTCGACGCGGCCGACCTCGTGGTCGTGTTCGACTACGGCGACTCGGGTGTGCCGAGCACCGTGTCCACCGACCCGCTGTTCGCGCGTCTGCCCGCCGTGCGGGCCGGGCGGGTCGTCGTCGTCGAGCAGGGGGAGCGGGCGCAGGGGCTGAGTGTGTTCGGCCCGCTGAACCTGCAGCTCGGGCTGGACTTCGTGCGGGAGTGCGCCGAGCTGGTGGTCTGA
- a CDS encoding tyrosine-type recombinase/integrase gives MASHGAGRRRARGAIDVLPSGGLRVRVYAGMDAVTGRRRNLVELIPPGPKAARQAEAARTRLLNQVDEERQPRTGVTMNHLLDQHFELSRWERSTRETYSGYASKHIRPLIGAVQVGALNARTFDSFHAELRRCRNHCGRKRYVDHRTPYEHECDERCRMHECQPLGAATIRQIHFIISGALNRAVRWGWISSNPIVFAETPPAPKAKPRPPSPEEAARILAEAWVDREWGTLVWLAIVTGVRRGELCALRWRDVNLSTGVVSVSRSIGQRNRDTWEKDTKDHQHRRIAVDEETVDILAEHRQRLQDRCDALGEPVPADAYLFSLAPDNSTFMRPNSVSERYSDLADRLGIATSLHKLRHYSATELIAAGVDIRTVAGRLGHGGGGTTTLRVYAAWVSESDQRAAGHMGARMPSRPTVPQLPVCDTERKLYPYEVIADAIRRQIGSRELEQGQFLPGIKAIAASHNVAVGTAHRAVALLVDSGHVTVVRGRGTVVS, from the coding sequence ATGGCTTCCCACGGTGCAGGGCGGCGTCGCGCTCGTGGCGCAATCGACGTGCTGCCGAGCGGGGGCCTCCGCGTGCGTGTCTACGCCGGCATGGACGCAGTCACCGGGCGGCGGCGGAACCTGGTCGAGCTGATTCCGCCTGGGCCGAAGGCGGCGCGGCAGGCAGAGGCCGCCCGCACCCGTCTCCTGAACCAGGTCGATGAAGAGCGCCAGCCGCGAACCGGTGTGACGATGAACCATCTGCTGGACCAGCACTTCGAGTTGAGCAGGTGGGAACGCAGCACCCGCGAGACCTACAGCGGCTACGCCAGCAAGCACATCAGACCGCTGATCGGGGCTGTTCAGGTCGGAGCACTGAACGCGCGCACCTTCGACTCGTTCCATGCGGAACTGCGGCGCTGCCGGAACCACTGCGGTCGCAAGCGCTATGTCGATCACCGCACCCCCTACGAGCACGAGTGCGACGAGCGCTGCCGGATGCACGAGTGCCAGCCGCTCGGGGCCGCAACGATCCGGCAGATCCACTTCATCATCAGCGGCGCGCTGAACCGGGCAGTGCGTTGGGGCTGGATCTCGTCGAATCCCATCGTCTTCGCCGAGACCCCGCCTGCACCGAAGGCCAAGCCCCGGCCGCCGTCGCCCGAGGAGGCTGCGCGGATCCTGGCTGAGGCCTGGGTCGATCGGGAGTGGGGCACGCTCGTGTGGCTCGCGATCGTGACCGGCGTGCGGCGGGGCGAACTCTGCGCGCTGCGGTGGCGGGACGTGAACCTGTCGACCGGCGTGGTCTCGGTATCGCGGAGCATCGGCCAGCGCAACAGGGACACATGGGAGAAGGACACCAAGGATCACCAACACCGCCGCATCGCCGTCGACGAAGAGACCGTCGACATCCTGGCGGAGCACCGTCAGCGTCTGCAGGACCGCTGCGACGCGCTCGGCGAGCCCGTCCCCGCCGATGCCTACCTGTTCTCGCTCGCGCCGGACAACTCGACATTCATGCGACCGAACTCGGTGAGCGAGCGATACAGCGACCTGGCCGATCGACTCGGCATCGCGACGTCGCTCCACAAGCTCCGGCACTACTCAGCGACGGAGCTCATCGCCGCCGGCGTCGACATCAGGACGGTCGCGGGCCGGCTCGGACACGGCGGCGGAGGGACAACCACGCTGAGGGTCTACGCGGCGTGGGTGTCGGAGTCGGATCAGCGCGCGGCCGGGCACATGGGAGCGCGAATGCCGTCGCGACCGACAGTGCCGCAGCTTCCGGTTTGCGACACCGAACGCAAGCTCTATCCCTACGAGGTGATCGCCGACGCGATTCGCCGGCAAATCGGATCGAGGGAGCTGGAACAGGGACAGTTCCTGCCAGGCATCAAGGCCATCGCAGCTTCACATAACGTCGCCGTGGGTACTGCGCACCGCGCCGTCGCTCTCCTCGTTGATTCCGGGCATGTGACAGTCGTCCGGGGCCGAGGAACTGTTGTCAGCTAA
- a CDS encoding DoxX family protein, translating to MLAALFIQGGINALKAPQGHVQVAKPVLDAVSPAVDKAVEVAPIDQRPDDEMLIKIDAGVKIVAGSMLALGKFPRLASTALAASLIPTTLAAHRFWEEEDEQAKAQQQIHFLKNVGLLGGLLIASADTEGKPSVAWRGRRAARAAQAAVAGLTETSGPGIGERVSAVAQDASGAVGGVAAGLVGMAPGASAAVSSLAQKAGTQLSAAGTEASSRASELSQDLSARAARAAKKAEKRGAALQVLAEKRGADLQKAGEKRRAELLKRTAKQRKQLAKQAAKKRRDMEKRGPVVLDQVATQAATLGHDLAARASAVGAEIALQAEGAAKDARKRVHALSSA from the coding sequence ATGCTGGCCGCTCTGTTCATCCAGGGCGGCATCAACGCGCTCAAGGCGCCCCAGGGGCACGTCCAGGTGGCCAAGCCGGTCCTCGACGCGGTCTCCCCGGCGGTCGACAAGGCCGTCGAGGTGGCGCCGATCGACCAGCGGCCCGACGACGAGATGCTCATCAAGATCGACGCCGGCGTGAAGATCGTCGCCGGCTCGATGCTGGCACTGGGCAAGTTCCCGCGCCTGGCCTCCACCGCGCTGGCCGCGTCGCTCATCCCGACCACCCTGGCCGCCCACCGGTTCTGGGAGGAGGAGGACGAGCAGGCGAAGGCCCAGCAGCAGATCCACTTCCTCAAGAACGTCGGTCTCCTCGGCGGCCTGCTCATCGCCTCCGCCGACACCGAGGGCAAGCCGTCGGTGGCCTGGCGGGGCCGGCGCGCCGCCCGTGCCGCCCAGGCCGCGGTCGCCGGGCTGACCGAGACCTCCGGCCCCGGCATCGGCGAGCGCGTCAGCGCGGTCGCGCAGGACGCCTCGGGCGCGGTCGGCGGCGTCGCCGCCGGTCTCGTCGGCATGGCCCCGGGTGCGAGTGCCGCCGTCTCCTCGCTCGCGCAGAAGGCCGGCACGCAGCTCTCCGCGGCGGGCACCGAGGCCTCCTCCCGCGCGTCGGAGCTGTCGCAGGACCTCTCCGCGCGCGCCGCCCGCGCGGCGAAGAAGGCCGAGAAGCGCGGGGCGGCGCTGCAGGTCCTCGCCGAGAAGCGCGGCGCCGATCTGCAGAAGGCCGGGGAGAAGCGCCGCGCCGAGCTGCTCAAGCGCACCGCCAAGCAGCGCAAGCAGCTCGCCAAGCAGGCGGCGAAGAAGCGCCGGGACATGGAGAAGCGCGGCCCCGTCGTGCTCGACCAGGTCGCCACGCAGGCCGCCACGCTGGGCCACGACCTCGCCGCCCGCGCGTCCGCCGTCGGTGCCGAGATCGCCCTCCAGGCCGAGGGTGCCGCCAAGGACGCGCGCAAGCGCGTGCACGCCCTGTCCTCCGCCTGA